In Wolbachia endosymbiont of Cimex lectularius, the following are encoded in one genomic region:
- a CDS encoding aspartate aminotransferase family protein, whose amino-acid sequence MTISPILPVYSPININFSYGKGIYLYDVNGKCYIDFHSGIAVSSLGHANPQLISALKLQGEKLWHISNTYNIPAANNFAEKLKDNSFADTVFFTNSGSEAVECGLKIARAYQNGKGSKNRHRILTFHSAFHGRTFLTCATNDRQKFSELLNPYIDWCDNVEPNIESVRKAISNSIGVILIEPIQGQGGIKVMNEVFMKELRKLCDENDILLFFDCVQCGAGRTGKLFAYEHIGVEPDICALAKGIGVGFPLGACLATEKAAKYMKVGMHGSTFGGNPLATSVGNAVVDELLSSGFLENIEIRGKYLKNKLEDLASKFPMIEEVRGKGLMLGIKVKMNSQKFAEELSYRGLLTVGVTSDNVVRILPPLIITEKEIDEGIEILTQYLSDNNSQCIRKG is encoded by the coding sequence ATGACAATTTCTCCTATCTTGCCAGTTTATTCTCCTATTAATATAAATTTTTCTTATGGCAAAGGTATTTATTTGTATGATGTCAATGGCAAGTGTTACATAGATTTTCACTCTGGAATAGCCGTTAGCAGCTTAGGTCATGCCAATCCGCAATTAATTAGTGCTCTTAAATTGCAAGGGGAAAAGTTATGGCATATATCAAATACCTACAATATACCTGCTGCTAACAACTTTGCAGAAAAACTAAAGGACAACAGCTTTGCTGATACCGTATTTTTCACAAATTCTGGATCAGAAGCAGTAGAGTGTGGGCTTAAGATTGCTAGGGCCTATCAAAACGGGAAAGGCAGTAAAAATCGCCATAGAATTTTAACATTTCATAGTGCATTTCATGGAAGAACATTTTTAACTTGTGCTACAAACGATAGACAGAAATTTTCTGAACTACTGAATCCTTATATTGATTGGTGTGATAACGTCGAGCCCAATATTGAGAGCGTAAGAAAAGCAATTTCTAATAGTATAGGCGTTATATTGATAGAACCAATACAGGGACAAGGTGGTATTAAAGTAATGAATGAAGTCTTCATGAAGGAGCTAAGAAAGCTGTGTGATGAAAACGACATATTGCTATTTTTTGATTGTGTACAATGCGGTGCTGGTAGAACAGGAAAGTTATTTGCATATGAACATATAGGAGTAGAACCTGACATATGCGCTCTTGCAAAAGGAATAGGGGTAGGGTTCCCGCTAGGGGCTTGTCTTGCAACTGAAAAGGCTGCTAAGTACATGAAAGTTGGCATGCACGGTTCCACTTTTGGTGGCAATCCACTTGCAACTTCAGTAGGCAATGCTGTGGTTGATGAATTACTCAGCTCCGGCTTTTTGGAGAATATTGAAATTAGAGGCAAGTATTTAAAAAATAAATTAGAAGATCTGGCAAGTAAATTTCCAATGATAGAAGAGGTAAGAGGAAAGGGGCTAATGCTTGGGATAAAAGTGAAAATGAATAGCCAAAAGTTTGCAGAAGAGCTAAGTTATCGTGGTTTACTCACTGTTGGAGTAACATCAGATAATGTTGTAAGAATTTTGCCTCCACTCATCATCACTGAAAAGGAAATCGACGAAGGCATTGAAATTCTGACTCAATATTTATCTGATAACAATTCCCAATGCATAAGGAAAGGATAG